tgatgtaaaaaacaatgattgtgaatggttgaaggaatgatgatgcttaagtgacgagatattgttaaatgataagaacttgtataaaaataggtataaaacagtactggacacactttaagtgtccggccttggttgtaacttaattgttgcaataaagactaaatttggatctacaccagcggcttctgacttctgatttagcagggaatgaaaaaccacaaaactaacattttgcctttttccccatctgtaactgttattatgttattatcatttagaactgaatttccatactcccttttaatctcatgcatcttttttatcattccccagactttactaatgtcagtttcccgtcctactgaattacagaaggacctccaaaactccctctttgctcatttaactaccctccttacgttagcctgcaactttttgtactcaatcaaattctgaaagttgtgagtactttttaacattgtaaaagctttgttccgagacttaactgcagtatcacattcctttgtttactatgagatctttggttagtctgctttgctgcctctagaattactgcatcatggttagatttcttttgtccgacataaagccggccctgcaaaacgtcacctaacgtcaccaagtcacatggtacaaaaacctacaagacgatcgtgacagatcgtgcagcacgtgcagagagcaagtaagatcgtgcagcacctttcagccggcataactgtaaatgtcgctactatgtgcccctggcttattttgtaaatgtctcgtaaatgttcttgtttgttttgttaatcttaatggtcactggtcagctattacttctgttgtaatttaaagcttcaataacaaaaataataaaaaaaacctctcagccgactgcacaaactggaactgcctccgtgacacaactttgcccttattggctgaacaattttagtcacacgcatgacgtttgtatctctggaagttccgatacgttatctgctatttctcccgaaaagcctgtaaagaagtgaagtttcaataaatgctctaatcgtttatttattgttagttactgtaatgttgcgctggtttacgtgtttaatcgtctagtctgtgaagaaggcattcaagtaagaattgcattgtattctgtgcatgacaataaaaactttgaatccttgaaataaatgtatttgatctttttcctggcagctatcttttcactgctagcactttggatcaggagttggttattgtagaagaggtaatgtgcatgcaggtgatatttttatagatgtatctacacccttttggaagtgcggccatctcagtcaggtctcgcactacgaggagtagaagttgtctagtttggctgctgtcagtttatattacaagtttatattacagtttatattattatattacactcctgcagccgccggcagatggcgctccccctcacgtcagctgcagtcagacctaagtgaagtcgaacgcacccaatggctcctccccattcccaattatcaaaaaacccactaattgaatgggtcgcgtaattatcgctatgaattctgggagtctgtgcaacttcaagaccgcagctctcgtgttacttataacaaggaaggaacattattctatatttttaatggcgaccgaatgattgattgatataatgtagtgtttcattctatatcctgttttgataagatatcgacatttcgtaaacattcaatatacagttaaaccataattggtccgtcttgtttctttgtcacccagaaacttcacaactgtgttgtgagcggattttcagcgcttatatgtttttaaacttgtcttaaaattttgtggtacttctacgtttctgcgcttttgtaaatgtagatcgtatgttttgtcatttgattaaagcgtttgaagactttgcagcgcgctgacaccaatcggccaccgtagcttagcaaccgaatcataacaattcttttccgtttagagttttcatttgaacatttaaagcagctcagacttgcagtttatcagcaagagagaagacgcgaaagatgtccatcgtgaaaaccaccgtgaatctccagaggattgactggctgctgccgaaaggtgcagtcagtgtgcggatcgccccggaatacatccccggtccagttggccgaggtaaggatggcaaaatgatgcccagactaactcggcacttaaagagttaaagtcagaatatgcttgactagtcttcttgaatcttctgttctattatcttgttttagaagtacatgtctaaataataaagtagttcacctttagctttaatatacgggagtctttttgcatgtctactgcattatataatgaaatcagtaaaatctgtggctgtgctgtgtttaaacatcagagaaaatcatcatgaagtggtaaagtaacagctgaatatgtcctaatatacggtgtttccccgaaaataagacagggtcttatattaatttttgctccaaatgacgcgttacggcttatattaaggtagtattttcccaagtataacatgctacagtatatttaccggtattcatgaaaaaaatccacatttattcaaacacagacatcatgtcatcttctcacagtatctttccatgtaaacaatttgacggtgaatttattcatgaacaaaattctgctgtatactgcatatgtttattcaaatatagtcgtaatgtcatgttcttctggaacatcgtcgtaaatctccaagttccaaattccgtcctgaatatctcgcgactcaatttcctgtagaaccagtgtccccaatctctcatgtttagcaataactctgtccttaaatgagcgcctcttgtccatgtagccttctcgtagtacaaccgcatctcattctagttaccgtacaatccatgggacaataactagggcttatattacgggcttcttgaaaaatcatgttagggcTTATTTGCTGGGAAACGCGGTAGAaatcagaaaaagcataaatcttagtttggtaccttgagagtgaataaataatgcaacttatggaaagtgtaagatatgtaaaggatttgacttaatagtcagttgttgatgccagcatttggattgagtgggctgctatatttgatgcacatgaacctttccagtgttgtttttcgctgttctgcgtatcagggaatctgtgcacaaactggcttgtttttataggtcaggttcccctgctgaaacgcagacggcccaagtcaagaccagcgcataagtttcccaagcgtgtgtttcctgtatccaataaagacggcagaatttttcttagtgtgcaataccgactgccaagtgtgatatctgtgatggttgtgatgtagtgttgttgtacagtgacataatgtttcatttaaattaaatatgctgtcccctgtctttataatcccaaaggacaaaccagttccagtgatgctggccgtcggaagaagtgccgcaccaggccgctggcagccagctccctgaccacgtctgcctctcctggatctgctgccatcccggtggcaaccagcaggggtcagcagggcacaggccgccgtagaaatacggcgggaggccggtcagggcgaagaaggaggtatgaccaacagaaggggttagagcctaagcccagctcaccaaccttctcctcctcttcatttttatttccgtcttcagccccctccccttttgtttcatccccatttctttttatgggctcctctgttttatccccacacttagtcacacctgtaagcccagctccacatccatattcagctccaggcctggttcatctgacccctctgcttcaggctccagcacaggctgtagccgcctcatctcacctggaaaaattctattggttgtataactattatgtaaccaagtactctaaaatgacctatgacgccaagtgctttactgagtactggtgtcaggagttttggaacagacatttaaatgaaattaacttagcgaaacaggggaagaatgaggataatgagggtactcattcaaccaagaggcgtaggattgatgaagatgagttcatctttcctattgatgcactggagcagctaagtaccatgcccagggctcaggagatgggtgtggaaatgggctatcagtcagatgcacatagctacatttccctgtagatt
The Brienomyrus brachyistius isolate T26 unplaced genomic scaffold, BBRACH_0.4 scaffold45, whole genome shotgun sequence DNA segment above includes these coding regions:
- the LOC125723062 gene encoding uncharacterized protein LOC125723062, whose translation is MSIVKTTVNLQRIDWLLPKGAVSVRIAPEYIPGPVGRGQTSSSDAGRRKKCRTRPLAASSLTTSASPGSAAIPVATSRGQQGTGRRRNTAGGRSGRRRRYDQQKGLEPKPSSPTFSSSSFLFPSSAPSPFVSSPFLFMGSSVLSPHLVTPVSPAPHPYSAPGLVHLTPLLQAPAQAVAASSHLEKFYWLYNYYVTKYSKMTYDAKCFTEYWCQEFWNRHLNEINLAKQGKNEDNEGTHSTKRRRIDEDEFIFPIDALEQLSTMPRAQEMGVEMGYQSDAHSYISL